In Alteribacter lacisalsi, a genomic segment contains:
- a CDS encoding M24 family metallopeptidase: MIPMGEEKLKQFLRDKGYAGIILRTRANFSWVTGGKVNHIVNTTDTGVADLVLFKERKFCVTSKMESRRIMEEELAGLGYELIETEWYEDPFEEVVRLCDGRRMAADTDIDGAVNVAEELAGIRSTLTTEEMKSYRALGQAAAQAVESVAREIKPGMTEYDVQALIAARVMPQGINPQVILVATDDRIFNYRHPIPTRKKLEKYAMIVLCAERGGLVANVTRFVHFGELPARIAENKEKLAVIDVTMNAESRPGTKVSDVFNAGVAAYEDAGFPDDWRLLHQGGPTGYASREYLASMNTHDVIKVNQAFAWNPAIRGIKSEDTVLVGEEANEFLTHTGGWPYIEVEYEGGLYHRPDILIR; the protein is encoded by the coding sequence ATGATACCAATGGGAGAAGAGAAACTGAAGCAGTTTTTAAGGGATAAAGGCTATGCCGGTATTATTCTTCGTACAAGGGCCAATTTTTCCTGGGTAACGGGAGGAAAGGTCAATCACATTGTCAATACCACCGATACAGGGGTGGCGGATCTGGTTCTTTTTAAGGAACGAAAATTCTGTGTTACCTCGAAGATGGAGTCACGCCGGATTATGGAGGAAGAACTGGCAGGCCTCGGATACGAACTGATTGAAACCGAATGGTATGAAGATCCGTTTGAAGAGGTGGTGCGTCTCTGCGATGGAAGACGGATGGCGGCAGACACAGATATAGATGGAGCCGTGAACGTGGCAGAAGAACTGGCCGGGATCCGGAGTACCCTGACAACTGAGGAAATGAAAAGTTACAGGGCACTTGGGCAGGCAGCAGCGCAAGCCGTTGAGTCTGTTGCCCGGGAAATCAAACCTGGCATGACAGAGTATGACGTGCAGGCCCTGATTGCCGCTCGCGTTATGCCACAGGGGATTAATCCCCAGGTCATTCTCGTGGCGACCGATGACCGGATCTTTAACTACCGTCACCCGATTCCGACCAGAAAAAAGCTTGAAAAGTATGCCATGATTGTCCTGTGTGCCGAAAGAGGCGGTCTCGTCGCAAACGTGACCCGTTTTGTTCATTTTGGCGAGCTGCCGGCAAGGATCGCCGAAAACAAGGAAAAGCTGGCGGTTATCGATGTGACCATGAACGCAGAATCCCGCCCGGGAACAAAAGTGAGTGATGTATTTAACGCAGGTGTGGCAGCCTACGAGGATGCAGGCTTCCCTGATGACTGGCGCCTTCTTCATCAGGGCGGACCGACTGGCTACGCGTCCCGGGAGTATCTAGCTTCAATGAATACCCATGATGTGATCAAGGTCAATCAGGCTTTTGCCTGGAACCCCGCAATCCGCGGGATTAAGTCAGAGGACACAGTGCTTGTGGGAGAAGAGGCCAATGAGTTTCTCACCCATACCGGTGGATGGCCGTATATTGAAGTGGAATATGAAGGCGGTTTATACCATCGTCCGGACATCCTGATAAGATAA
- a CDS encoding ROK family transcriptional regulator: protein MISRDTTGSFKLMKSMNRALILNTIRTHGPISRADIAKKTKLTPPTVTNISGELLKSGLINEGETGVSKGGRRPILLTINWNSQFVIGIDIGVRKVRLILTNLKAEIVSKRVEKLPVPLTADDLTGIMTAAVKKLIDAAEVDPGKLLGIGVGMHGIVDAEKGVSLYAPTLNLKDIPLKDVLEQAFRIPVKVENDAKTLALGERWYGGHGPDTDNLVCVNVGEGIGAGIIFNNRIYHGNDHIAGEIGHMVVDIDGPRCSCGNYGCLQTVAGGRALKEYVLREAALGRETSILEAAGGNPDEADGKIIYECALKGDGLALEAFAKTGRYLGLGLLNLIHLVNPPLVVIGGGVAKAGDLILKPVQNLVKQRGITEKAKRTDIAISRLGEEGTAFGAVTLVLADFFALEAKTEKR, encoded by the coding sequence ATGATTAGTCGGGATACAACAGGCAGCTTTAAGCTCATGAAATCAATGAACCGGGCTTTGATTTTGAACACAATCCGGACACACGGGCCGATTTCCCGGGCTGATATTGCAAAAAAAACGAAGCTGACCCCTCCAACTGTTACGAATATATCCGGTGAACTGTTAAAATCCGGGCTTATTAATGAAGGAGAGACGGGGGTTTCAAAAGGAGGGAGACGGCCGATCCTCCTGACGATCAACTGGAACAGCCAATTTGTCATCGGAATTGACATAGGGGTCAGAAAGGTTCGGCTGATCCTTACAAACCTGAAAGCGGAAATCGTGAGTAAACGGGTGGAAAAGCTTCCGGTACCTCTTACAGCAGATGATCTGACCGGCATTATGACAGCTGCAGTGAAAAAGCTGATCGATGCGGCGGAAGTAGATCCAGGAAAGCTGCTTGGAATCGGTGTCGGGATGCACGGCATTGTGGACGCAGAAAAAGGGGTTTCCCTTTATGCACCTACGCTCAATCTCAAGGACATACCATTAAAAGACGTCCTGGAACAAGCCTTCAGGATACCGGTGAAGGTGGAGAATGATGCAAAAACCCTCGCACTGGGTGAACGGTGGTACGGAGGCCACGGGCCCGATACGGACAACCTCGTATGCGTGAACGTGGGGGAGGGAATTGGAGCCGGGATCATATTCAACAACCGTATTTATCACGGAAACGATCATATCGCAGGTGAAATCGGCCATATGGTCGTTGATATTGACGGTCCGAGGTGTTCCTGCGGCAACTACGGATGCCTGCAGACGGTGGCCGGCGGCCGGGCACTGAAGGAATATGTGCTCCGGGAAGCCGCTCTTGGCAGAGAGACTTCCATTCTTGAGGCAGCCGGGGGGAACCCTGATGAAGCAGACGGGAAAATCATTTATGAATGTGCGCTGAAAGGTGACGGACTGGCACTTGAAGCCTTTGCCAAGACCGGCCGTTACCTTGGACTCGGGCTTTTAAACCTGATTCATCTGGTGAACCCGCCGCTGGTTGTTATCGGCGGGGGCGTGGCAAAGGCGGGAGATCTGATCCTGAAGCCCGTCCAGAACCTTGTGAAGCAGCGGGGAATTACAGAAAAAGCGAAAAGAACAGACATTGCTATTTCCCGTCTCGGCGAGGAAGGTACGGCATTCGGGGCTGTGACCCTCGTACTGGCCGACTTTTTCGCCCTCGAAGCAAAAACGGAAAAAAGATAA
- the galT gene encoding UDP-glucose--hexose-1-phosphate uridylyltransferase, whose amino-acid sequence MNIYTEIERLLQYGRQKDLFEEVDQDYVRNGVFSVLGLNDAESAAAPVEALQSPVPILSNILDWAYENGRLEENTVTRRDLLDTKIMGCLAGRPSDILYRFDVCEEENGIEAATSEFYAFSKDVHYIRTDRIAKNESWFTETEYGSLEITINLSKPEKDPREIAAAKKVKQASYPKCLLCRENVGFEGRINHPARQNLRTIPINLGDERWHLQFSPYVYYNEHAIVFKDAHEPMKIHAKTFKRLLAFTERFPHYFIGSNADLPIVGGSILSHDHFQGGSHTFPMAEAEVETGISLDRFPGVQAGIVKWPMSVLRISGKDAGELTEAADDILHQWKAYSDESVGIHAFTGDTPHNTITPIARKRDGLFELDLVLRNNRTDEEHPEGIFHPHREVHHIKKENIGLIEVMGLAVLPGRLKTELAELAEAMTSQDPQTEIRSSEVIRKHEAWAMVILEKYPEIDRESAPSVLKEEVGRVFAEILSHAGVFKRDEAGRRAFRAFTDTL is encoded by the coding sequence ATGAATATATACACCGAAATCGAACGGCTGCTTCAGTACGGAAGGCAGAAGGATCTGTTTGAAGAAGTGGATCAGGATTACGTCCGAAACGGGGTTTTCAGCGTGCTCGGTCTGAATGATGCAGAATCAGCTGCAGCACCGGTGGAGGCTCTTCAATCGCCCGTACCGATCCTGAGTAATATTCTTGACTGGGCTTATGAAAACGGACGACTGGAGGAAAACACAGTTACCCGCCGGGATCTGCTTGATACAAAAATCATGGGCTGTCTGGCCGGTCGTCCATCTGATATTCTCTATCGGTTTGACGTATGTGAAGAAGAGAACGGGATTGAAGCGGCCACAAGTGAATTTTATGCGTTCAGCAAGGACGTTCACTACATCCGCACCGATCGGATTGCAAAGAATGAAAGCTGGTTTACCGAGACGGAATATGGCAGCCTGGAAATTACAATTAATTTATCCAAGCCTGAGAAAGATCCGAGGGAAATTGCAGCCGCGAAAAAGGTGAAACAGGCTTCCTATCCCAAATGCCTACTCTGCAGGGAAAACGTCGGCTTTGAAGGGCGCATCAATCATCCGGCCCGTCAGAATCTGCGTACCATTCCGATAAACCTGGGAGATGAACGCTGGCACCTTCAATTCTCCCCGTACGTGTATTACAACGAGCATGCCATCGTATTCAAGGACGCCCATGAGCCGATGAAAATTCACGCAAAGACATTCAAACGTCTACTCGCATTTACAGAGCGTTTCCCTCATTATTTTATCGGCTCGAATGCGGACCTTCCCATCGTAGGCGGCTCGATCCTGAGCCACGATCACTTTCAGGGCGGCAGTCATACCTTTCCGATGGCCGAGGCTGAGGTGGAAACCGGGATTTCGCTTGACCGGTTCCCTGGCGTTCAGGCAGGTATTGTGAAATGGCCCATGTCCGTTCTCCGCATTTCCGGAAAAGACGCCGGTGAACTGACAGAGGCCGCAGACGATATTCTTCATCAGTGGAAAGCGTATTCGGACGAATCTGTGGGCATTCATGCTTTTACCGGTGACACACCGCACAATACGATTACACCGATTGCAAGAAAACGTGACGGATTGTTCGAGCTTGATCTGGTGCTCCGGAACAACCGGACAGACGAAGAGCACCCCGAGGGTATTTTTCATCCCCACCGTGAAGTGCATCACATAAAAAAAGAAAACATTGGCCTTATTGAAGTGATGGGACTGGCAGTCCTGCCGGGCCGTCTTAAAACAGAACTGGCAGAGCTTGCCGAGGCGATGACCTCACAGGACCCGCAAACTGAGATCCGCTCCAGCGAAGTGATTCGTAAACACGAGGCATGGGCGATGGTAATCCTGGAAAAATACCCGGAAATTGACCGGGAAAGCGCTCCGTCTGTGCTTAAGGAGGAGGTCGGCCGTGTGTTCGCTGAAATTTTATCCCATGCGGGGGTGTTTAAGCGGGACGAAGCAGGTCGACGTGCCTTCAGGGCCTTTACGGATACACTTTAA
- a CDS encoding ribose-phosphate diphosphokinase, with translation MTTSNMKVFSLNSNEQIAREVVRHLGAEMGKSTIKRFSDGEIQMNIEESIRGDDVYLIQSTSTPGNEYLMELLIMVDAMKRASAKSISCVIPYFGYSRQDRKARSREPITAKLIANLIEKAGADRIITVDIHAPQVQGFFNIPVDHLNSIPMLADYFVGKNLQDVVVVAPENGGVVRARQIGDILDAPIALIDRNRRETSGMDFIGEVEGKTAIIIDDMIDTARTITTASKHLIERGAKEVYACATHPVLSDPAMDRISESDIVEVVTTDSIYLPDVKQTDKITVLSLAPLLAQAIEKVQNNESVSTLFE, from the coding sequence ATGACCACATCAAATATGAAAGTGTTCAGTCTAAATTCAAACGAGCAGATTGCAAGGGAAGTTGTCCGCCACCTTGGGGCGGAAATGGGGAAAAGTACGATCAAGAGGTTTTCCGACGGGGAAATCCAGATGAATATCGAGGAAAGTATCCGGGGAGATGACGTGTACTTGATTCAATCCACGTCCACACCGGGAAACGAGTACCTGATGGAACTTCTCATTATGGTGGATGCCATGAAGCGTGCGTCCGCAAAATCGATCAGCTGTGTGATTCCCTACTTCGGCTATTCCCGACAGGACCGGAAAGCCCGTTCGAGGGAGCCGATTACGGCAAAACTGATCGCGAATCTGATTGAAAAAGCCGGTGCTGACCGGATTATTACAGTGGACATCCACGCCCCGCAGGTTCAGGGCTTTTTCAACATTCCGGTGGATCACCTGAATTCAATTCCAATGCTTGCAGACTACTTCGTCGGTAAAAACCTCCAGGACGTTGTGGTTGTGGCTCCGGAAAACGGCGGTGTTGTCCGTGCGCGTCAGATTGGGGATATTCTGGATGCACCAATTGCCCTGATCGACCGCAACCGCCGGGAAACGAGCGGCATGGATTTTATCGGTGAAGTGGAAGGAAAAACGGCGATTATTATTGATGACATGATCGATACCGCTCGTACGATCACGACGGCTTCAAAGCATTTAATTGAACGAGGCGCGAAGGAAGTGTATGCCTGTGCCACGCACCCGGTTCTGTCGGATCCTGCGATGGACCGGATCAGCGAATCGGACATCGTGGAAGTGGTTACGACAGATTCTATCTACCTTCCGGATGTAAAACAGACCGATAAGATAACCGTCCTGAGTCTTGCGCCGCTTCTTGCCCAGGCCATTGAAAAAGTGCAGAACAACGAATCTGTAAGTACGCTATTTGAATAA